In Plasmodium malariae genome assembly, chromosome: 11, the following proteins share a genomic window:
- the PmUG01_11041400 gene encoding tRNA modifying enzyme, putative, which yields MNNKIKIISCFCLAASGTYYLYVHKRGKLMYMLKCILFLNNGKKDGSTERTLLVNNEKNDGKSTCSENVILNESTSIVSTDNESNFIGEHNIINDGKIVLKDLSGNSLDKNILHDDGLDNNDISTNKRCFSEDDGSTLTDVEDISNINDRRSFNVVQIKKKKKSMRNNCGNNGSNSGSNSSSSRRSNRKSGTNFRRHEKGEDSRENRCIVGKYDEEKEEEEYRERKKKKKEDDKGEDDTSNPLNISTPFNESRVILPENYKIYFKSFGCAHNSSDSEFMMGLLSNYGFQFVKNIEDCNICIINSCTVKNPSEESMKTIINYVNKLNRLNSSDTNMGSVNKQKAHKKKQQGTQKGEQKGEQKEQKKKKKKIDELKYGSEGHLEYLSTSSSGLSDFPEFSNFLGVSNFDKISDDKKGESEKMRSTCGGEKNDGIYTEKINKEECLCTMKKEDTDKANDLICHDRGNKLFGKNEERKEDTNMCGISLLVEGEKENKLIDKRHTANKRNNNEIAQNCSPWRDIKIIVCGCVPQAEKDMEIFENISLVGVNNIDKIVDVVENVIKGYHVKYLKQSKKMTSLNLPKIRKNKYIEIININNGCLGNCTYCKTKFARGDLVSYNISDIVNRIKYVCSEENIKEIWLTSEDTGAYGIDLDLNIAILLKQILECVEHGDVMIRLGMTNPPYILKHVKDICNLLKHKNMYEFIHIPVQSASNNVLKNMNREYNIEDFIYVVENLRKHVPNITISTDIICGFPYETVDDHNETIHLIKKYKFPILNISQFYPRKGTVAYNMKKINTKIVKNRSREVTDVFLSYKNNYDFLQGTIQNVLFTELSSKSEHIIGHTKQYVKVLLSNKENQNIHLLGHFTSCKIVSTHKWHVVAQLV from the exons atgaacaataaaataaaaattattagttgTTTCTGTCTTGCCGCTTCGGGCACGTACTAcctttatgtacataaaaggGGGAAGCTCATGTACAtgttaaaatgtattttatttttaaacaatgGGAAGAAGGACGGATCGACTGAAAGAACTTTGCTTGTAAACAATGAGAAGAACGATGGAAAGTCTACCTGTAGtgaaaatgttattttaaatgaaagtACATCTATTGTAAGTACAGACAATGAATCTAATTTTATAGGtgaacataatattattaatgatgGAAAAATAGTGCTAAAAGATTTAAGTGGGAACAGTTTAGATAAGAACATTTTACATGATGATGGTTTGGATAACAACGACATAAGCACGAATAAGAGATGTTTTTCAGAGGATGATGGAAGTACACTGACAGACGTAGAGGATATTAGTAATATAAACGATAGAAGAAGTTTTAATGTggttcaaataaaaaaaaaaaaaaaaagcatgcGTAATAACTGCGGTAATAACGGCAGTAATAGTGGCAgtaatagcagtagtagtcGTCGTAGTAATAGGAAGAGCGGTACAAATTTTAGAAGACATGAAAAGGGAGAGGACTCAAGGGAAAATAGATGTATAGTGGGGAAATACGATGAAGAgaaagaggaagaagaatatagggagaggaaaaaaaaaaaaaaa gAAGATGATAAAGGGGAAGATGACACGTCCAACCCGTTAAACATTTCCACCCCTTTTAACGAGAGCAGGGTGATACTTccagaaaattataaaatatattttaaatcgTTTGGATGCGCTCATAACAGTTCGGATTCGGAATTTATGATGGGGCTATTAAGTAATTACGGTTTTCagtttgttaaaaatattgaggACTGCAATATTTGTATCATCAATAGTTGCACAGTGAAGAACCCAAGTGAAGAAAGTATGAAAACGATtattaattatgtaaataagtTAAACAGGTTGAATAGTAGTGATACCAATATGGGGAGtgtaaacaaacaaaaagcGCACAAAAAAAAGCAACAAGGAACACAAAAAGGAGAACAAAAAGGAgaacaaaaagaacaaaaaaaaaaaaaaaaaaaaatagacgAATTGAAGTATGGAAGTGAAGGACATTTAGAATACTTGTCGACCTCATCCTCGGGGTTATCCGATTTTCCTGAATTTTCCAACTTTTTGGGTGTTTCAAATTTTGACAAAATTTCGGATGATAAGAAAGGTGAAAGTGAAAAAATGAGGAGCACTTGTGGAGGTGAAAAGAATGATGGCATATATACTGAGAAAATCAACAAGGAAGAATGTTTATGTACTATGAAAAAGGAGGACACAGACAAAGCAAATGATTTAATTTGCCATGATAGAGGAAATAAACTGtttggaaaaaatgaagagagGAAGGAAGACACTAACATGTGTGGAATTAGTTTATTGGTGGAAggtgaaaaagaaaacaagCTGATTGATAAGCGGCATACCGCTAATAAGCGGAACAATAACGAGATAGCACAAAACTGCTCACCCTGGAgagatattaaaataatcGTGTGTGGATGCGTTCCGCAGGCCGAAAAAGACATGGAGATATTTGAAAACATTTCGCTAGTTGGCGTTAATAATATTGACAAGATAGTGGATGTTGTAGAGAATGTAATTAAAGGTTATCATGTCAAATATTTGAAACAATCGAAAAAAATGACTTCATTAAATCTTCCtaagataagaaaaaataaatatattgaaataataaatattaataatgggTGTTTAGGAAATTGCACATAttgtaaaacaaaatttgcAAGAGGAGATTTAGTTAGTTACAATATAAGTGATATTgttaatagaataaaatatgtatgtagtgaagaaaatataaaagaaatatggtTAACGTCGGAAGACACAGGTGCATACGGTATAGACCTAGACCTAAATATTGCCATTTTgttaaaacaaattttagAGTGCGTTGAACATGGAGATGTAATGATACGACTGGGTATGACTAACCCgccttatattttaaaacatgttaaagatatatgtaatttattaaaacataaaaatatgtatgaatttattcatattccTGTTCAAAGTGCTAGtaataatgttttaaaaaatatgaacagggAGTATAATATTGAAGATTTCATATATGTAGTAGAAAATTTACGCAAACATGTACCTAATATAACTATCTCAACAGATATTATATGTGGATTTCCTTATGAGACTGTAGATGATCATAATGAAActattcatttaattaaaaaatataaatttcctATTTTAAACATCTCACAGTTTTATCCTAGGAAAGGTACTGTAgcatataatatgaaaaaaattaatacaaaaattgttaaaaatagATCTAGAGAAGTAACTgatgtttttctttcttataagaataattatgATTTCTTACAAGGGACTATACAAAATGTTTTGTTTACTGAACTGTCATCTAAAAGTGAGCATATAATAGGACATACAAAACAGTATGTCAAGGTATTGCTatcaaataaagaaaatcaaaatattcatttattaggTCATTTCACTTCTTGCAAAATTGTTTCAACGCACAAATGGCATGTAGTTGCACAGTTAGTATGA
- the PmUG01_11041500 gene encoding conserved Plasmodium protein, unknown function, translating into MNWVDKIDFKRVKSSCLEGELKIKNVGNMNAKLNAKNGEMFNKIKRTTNVGSCTGSMNSLSSGPRVSEENGKNERKGKYVENSQNDKNSNYDKNSDNDRNSDNDRNSDNDRNSDNDEENFENLGVPPTKETEEDDIEVHLAHKEKENPLIKEEAGGKSKMSIFFSMTKDAYKSFNLDKLFLCNNNINEFFNDKLTDIHVGDYSGDFKKLCTNAGENIENVIKDKNSIVKIIKKNLGKKNSYILENIYNSFKGTINDFIDVYIEQENEDVESMYTKIYDTHKNFSSTHEMHLRKEKNKLEDGNTIHEHDSGKKYNIDKDIFRRKGKEEINNNNVYFSRDGSKKKEYPHVSKSSSTHIGENTSPYRSNGVFENKHDSINIDKDLSLYESKLLERYDHDTTSYPYNDELKGENNLNLKKKNYLSYGLSKKPEQINHMDYPDKVEYANIIFDYLYNQRDMKMCDYDDKQGLEKKRPSEGKSEKDGKREKDGKREKDGKREKDGSCRKDEKDGKIIAVQVNDKNVFDISPLTEKYKYRSNIILTINKIKNIEKIIEINVSIPDVQLKIPGMRIENVVLPYKCSNEMLTIQIKTLGEREGSEIDEGIEVEEKGKEGKDGNYETKSKGEKYIKMDGNKYNKIIDYRMKKKNVSNFYNEAQETGDRKKEVESSILKCYYVFIPLANIKEEIINKRLILITSKYKEIYEKERLLPETIYLIESKDIISMGEKHMYISIKKCVHGIHYYPGGGTPDGIQSLSRYRSHSGGDENGVVHDLYKKIMSSEHKSNDTFKPTYVSLYNDEVDREIGKIMNEFNLVDKIKIVKLEEKGRYLINNSHFEFFFSKENIFLCSIHNNCRNIEQASSVFNFISNSFIAVKSVIDFFPLNILPLIQDVHYFSFIEKNNFLKLKFILHFLAITESICIHLCSLLNINTEGTYALFQNYLKSVQISDENKKKNYFTFLYTSNRGKQEGGSNLFNYDKPFIFRFQGVIGGEVCGGSVCTREIKEEKSKLGIKSKENSKWKSNNNINKERQSSNTAWIEGGGLCGREVAQPKDRHANEVNDNDLFILNYAQKQSLYLYNAIKNSRDIKWISQCYDKKRNIFYTRDYQKKQFQDYYINALNSYNELVKEYDEEYACLGEEKMKETEGEKGQEKKDEKEEENEGEKEEENEDEKEEENEDEKEVENEKEKENIPNFLSHENVIFSNNRDYHVSHNHYNDNSPTHGSLAQSYVCISNNNYDDTSWDQHQCREVGDELYRRCKYADGQEYKNRRYEREEYERDKYEHNDEEHNAYEYNQHEYNQHEYNQHKYNQHEYNQHEYNQHEYNQHEYNQNEYNQHEYNQHEYNQNEYNQNEYNQNEYNQYGYEQHGRRGDRPPNGLAQEETKNKEFNFDYNINSRGIREFGNTLTPQCSGYKNYNNYNEMTELINEDQDINYNLYNEKGCDEGNSSLALTNMERLINTKKKLDHHTSLRCRNGQNRTNMLNDEMRDGKENHGDRLNKLYNGCTNEARNKLKRIYEYAKYNNNYNNSHNNSNNHDIVLRNDMHENENANSTFFDDPISSSLYHINRNINTDLAHISGHNITNMDYYYYNERDGLLDNNMVDNHEIKDITKNALKSHSRHSNINKKNYSMNGKNSSFNVINNDIASSKHMLLEQDAYSNEKEERNIDALKFDNNYTSRQCKLVSSSVNNF; encoded by the coding sequence atgaactGGGTTGACAAAATAGACTTTAAGAGAGTAAAAAGTTCATGCCTAGAAGGCGAGTTGAAAATAAAGAACGTAGGAAATATGAATGCAAAACTGAATGCAAAAAATGGCGAAAtgtttaacaaaattaaaaggacAACGAATGTGGGAAGCTGTACCGGAAGTATGAATTCCCTGTCAAGTGGCCCAAGGGTCAGTGAGGAAAACggtaaaaatgaaagaaaaggTAAATATGTTGAAAACAGtcaaaatgacaaaaatagCAATTATGACAAAAATAGCGATAATGACAGAAATAGCGATAATGACAGAAATAGCGATAATGACAGAAATAGCGATAATGACgaagaaaattttgaaaatctTGGAGTTCCCCCAACAAAGGAAACCGAGGAAGACGATATAGAAGTACACCTCGCTCATAAAGAGAAAGAGAACCCCCTTATAAAAGAAGAAGCGGGAggtaaaagtaaaatgtcAATATTTTTCAGCATGACAAAAGATGCTTATAAATCGTTTAATTTGGACAAACTGTTTTTATGTAACAACAACATTAACGAGTTTTTCAATGACAAACTTACAGATATTCATGTTGGTGACTATTCAGGtgatttcaaaaaattatgtacaaaTGCAGGAGAAAATATAGAGAATgttataaaagataaaaatagcatagtgaaaataataaaaaaaaacttaggAAAGAAAAACTCATACATACTAGAAAACATTTACAACTCCTTTAAAGGTACTATAAACGATTTTATCGATGTTTATATAGAACAAGAAAATGAAGATGTGGAATCTATGTACACCAAAATATATGAcacacataaaaattttagtaGTACCCATGAAATGCATCTACGTAaggaaaagaataaattagaAGACGGAAATACAATACATGAACACGACagtggaaaaaaatataatatagacAAAGATATATTCAGAAGGAAGGGGAAAGaagaaattaataataataatgtctATTTCAGTAGGGATGGAAGtaagaaaaaggaatatcCCCACGTTAGTAAAAGTAGTAGTACGCATATAGGGGAAAACACTTCTCCTTACAGATCAAATGGAGTATTTGAAAACAAACATGACAGCATAAATATTGATAAGGATCTTTCATTATACGAAAGTAAACTATTAGAAAGGTATGATCATGATACGACTTCTTATCCTTATAATGACGAATTAAAGGGGGaaaacaatttaaatttaaaaaaaaaaaattatttatcctATGGGCTGAGTAAAAAGCCTGAACAAATCAACCATATGGACTATCCGGATAAAGTCGAATATGcaaacataatttttgacTACTTATACAATCAAAGGGATATGAAGATGTGCGATTATGATGATAAGCAGGGGCTAGAAAAGAAGCGGCCATCAGAAGGGAAAAGCGAAAAAGAtggaaaaagagaaaaagatggaaaaagagaaaaagatggaaaaagagaaaaagatgGAAGTTGCAGAAAAGACGAAAAAGACGGAAAAATCATTGCCGTTCAGGTGAATGATAAGAACGTGTTCGATATATCCCCTCTAacggaaaaatataaataccgATCAAACATAATACTTACTATAAATAAGATTAAGAATATAGAAAAGATAATCGAAATTAATGTAAGCATCCCGGATGTTCAACTAAAAATACCTGGTATGAGAATAGAAAACGTGGTATTACCGTACAAGTGTTCCAACGAAATGTTGACAATACAAATAAAGACGTTAGGGGAACGTGAAGGGAGTGAAATAGATGAAGGAATTGAAGTTGAAGAAAAGGGCAAAGAAGGTAAGGATGGAAATTATGAAACCAAATCTAAAGGggaaaaatacattaaaatggacggtaataaatataacaaaataattgattatagaatgaaaaaaaaaaatgtgagcAATTTCTACAATGAGGCACAGGAAACAGGggatagaaaaaaagaagtggAGTCTTCTATATTAAAGTGCTACTACGTATTCATACCTCTAGCCAATATTAAGGAAGAgatcataaataaaagattaattttaataacgtctaaatataaggaaatatatgaaaaggaAAGATTGTTACCAGAAAcgatatatttaattgaaaGTAAAGACATCATTTCGATGGGTGAAaagcatatgtacatttcGATAAAGAAATGTGTGCATGGGATTCATTACTACCCTGGTGGTGGTACTCCTGATGGTATTCAGAGCCTTAGTCGCTACCGCAGTCATAGTGGTGGTGATGAAAACGGAGTGGTACATGATTTGTACAAAAAAATCATGTCGAGCGAGCACAAATCGAATGATACATTTAAGCCTACATACGTTAGTTTGTATAATGATGAAGTAGACAGAGAAATTGGTAAAATTATGAATGAGTTTAATCTagttgataaaataaaaattgtaaaattagAAGAAAAAGGACGCTACTTAATTAACAATTCACATTTCGAATTCTTTTTTAGTAAAGAGAATATATTCCTTTGTagtattcataataattgtaGAAATATTGAACAAGCAAGTAgtgtatttaattttatttccaaCAGTTTTATTGCTGTAAAAAGTGTCATTGATTTCTTTCCTTTGAATATCCTTCCACTAATACAAGATGTTCattacttttcttttatagagaaaaataattttttaaaattaaaatttatattacacTTTCTAGCTATAACTGAAAGTATATGCATTCATTTGTGCTCTCTGTTAAACATAAACACAGAGGGGACATATGCCCTCTTTCAAAATTATCTTAAATCTGTCCAAATAAGCgacgaaaataaaaaaaaaaattatttcacatttttatatacgtCTAATAGGGGGAAACAGGAGGGAGGTTCCAACTTGTTCAACTATGATAAGCCGTTCATCTTTCGATTTCAGGGAGTAATCGGTGGGGAGGTATGCGGTGGGAGTGTATGCACCCGGGAGATAAAAGAGGAGAAGTCTAAATTAGGAATCAAGTCAAAGGAGAATTCCAAGTGGAagtcaaataataatattaacaaagaAAGGCAATCCTCTAATACAGCATGGATTGAAGGGGGAGGATTGTGTGGGCGAGAAGTAGCACAACCAAAAGACAGGCACGCAAACGAGGTGAACGATAACGaccttttcattttgaaCTATGCACAGAAGCAATCtttatatctttataatGCAATTAAAAACAGTCGGGATATAAAATGGATCTCACAGTGTTACgacaaaaagagaaatatattCTACACAAGAGACTATCAAAAGAAGCAGTTTCAAGATTATTACATTAACGCGCTGAACAGTTACAATGAGTTAGTTAAAGAGTACGACGAGGAATATGCCTGTCTGGGagaggaaaaaatgaaagaaacgGAGGGAGAAAAGGGGCAGGAAAAAAAGGACgaaaaagaggaagaaaaCGAGGGCgaaaaagaggaagaaaaCGAGGACGAAAAAGAGGAAGAGAACGAGGACGAAAAAGAGGTAGAAAATGAGAAAGAGAAGGAAAATATTCCAAATTTTTTGAGCCATGAAAATGTAATCTTCTCAAATAACAGAGATTATCACGTTAGTCATAATcattataatgataattcCCCCACACATGGATCCCTCGCACAGAGCTACGTATGTATTAGCAATAACAATTATGATGATACTTCTTGGGATCAACATCAATGCAGGGAGGTGGGCGATGAACTTTACCGACGATGTAAATACGCGGATGGGCAGGAGTACAAGAATAGGCGGTATGAGCGTGAGGAGTACGAGCGTGATAAATATGAGCATAACGATGAAGAACATAACgcatatgaatataatcAGCATGAATATAATCAGCATGAATATAATCAGCATAAATATAATCAGCATGAATATAATCAGCATGAATATAATCAGCATGAATATAATCAGCATGAATATAATCAGAATGAATATAATCAGCATGAATATAATCAGCATGAATATAATCAGAATGAATATAATCAGAATGAATATAATCAGAATGAATATAATCAGTATGGATACGAGCAACATGGCCGAAGAGGGGACAGGCCACCAAATGGATTGGCACAAGAAGAAACAAAGaataaagaatttaattttgattataatattaactcAAGGGGAATTAGAGAATTTGGTAATACCCTTACTCCACAATGTAGCGGTTACAAAaactataataattataacgaAATGACAGAATTAATTAATGAAGATCAAGATATTAATTACAacttatataatgaaaaagggTGTGATGAAGGCAATAGCAGCTTGGCACTTACCAATATGGAAAGgctaataaatacaaaaaagaaattagaTCATCATACCAGTCTTAGGTGTAGGAACGGACAAAATAGAACTAACATGTTGAACGATGAAATGAGGGATGGTAAGGAAAACCATGGGGATAGACTCAACAAGCTGTACAATGGATGTACAAATGAAGCaaggaataaattaaaacgtATATACGAATATgctaaatataataacaattacaataatagccataataacagtaacaatCACGATATTGTATTACGGAATGATATGCATGAAAACGAAAATGCAAATTCTACGTTTTTTGATGATCCTATCTCATCGAGTCTGTATCATATTAATAGAAACATAAACACTGATCTAGCACATATATCTGGacataatataacaaatatggattattactattacaaCGAAAGAGATGGCTTATTAGATAATAACATGGTGGATAATCATGAAATCAAGGATATCACAAAAAATGCTCTCAAGAGCCATAGTAGGCATAGTAacataaacaaaaagaattattctatgaatggaaaaaacaGTTCCTTTAATGTAATTAATAATGACATAGCTAGTTCTAAGCATATGTTACTCGAACAAGATGCATATTCTAATGAGAAGGAAGAGCGAAACATCGATGCTCTAAAGTTTGACAATAATTATACCAGTAGACAATGCAAGTTAGTTAGTAGTAGCGTAAATAACTTTTAG